A window of Verrucomicrobiia bacterium contains these coding sequences:
- a CDS encoding beta-L-arabinofuranosidase domain-containing protein produces the protein MRIPAVCLCLTIGVSSLPLAAPAAETRWAVEPVVPSAQQLFAPGAVRLLDGPFKDLQAADLAYLLRLEPDRLLAQFRVEAGLEPKAKPYGGWESPAQPGKTWSLAGHSLGHYLSAVSRMYRLTGDERLKTRVAYISRELKECQDKRGDGSLVAFPYERELEADIRAGKVETIDKYWAPFYTIHKDMAGLRDAWLWCEDATARDVLVRMADWCGGLVKDLSDERRERLLQMEHGGMAEVLADVYAITGDHKYLEYARLFEHHAVMDPLAQGKDILTGLHANTQVPKFIGYERIHELAGDEKPGAAAAFFWDTVVTNRTWVNGGNSMHEHFPAPQEMGELIPHDGGPETCNTYNMLKLTEALYREEPTADQVDFYENALFNHILASEAPLVGAGAFVYYTPLRPDFARSYGTDFNSFWCCTGTGMENPGRYPDFIYSHTTNTLTVNLFLASELNWSERGVALRQETRFPDEQRSTLVFTAAPKDALTLRIRHPFWLASDRLRVSVNGHLVKAASQAGGYAELTRRWQAGDRVDIELPMSIRVVREPQTPGWVSFFYGPILLVGQLGAEGTTQSDYIGPYTPIKAMRPLEKAPVVVVRKDKDMIADIAPVPGEPCVFQTSGLVKPEDVTLAPFFRTHFQRYAMYWQVTDPQSWEANQRKIAEAERAERELDARTVDQVRIGEQQPEIDHNLRFEHSESGTGPQNRRWRDARADGWFSYELKLPPAGTKSALHLVYWGGDGGRAFDILVDGQVLATETLRGGQDGYFVVEHPLPDAMVAGKDKITVRFQPKPGSMAGGVFGIRIVKTK, from the coding sequence ATGCGCATACCTGCAGTTTGTCTTTGTCTCACAATCGGCGTTTCCAGCCTCCCGTTGGCCGCTCCGGCGGCGGAAACGCGGTGGGCGGTAGAGCCCGTTGTTCCCAGCGCTCAACAGTTGTTCGCGCCCGGCGCGGTGCGTTTGTTGGACGGTCCCTTCAAGGATTTGCAGGCTGCGGATCTTGCCTATCTCCTCCGGTTGGAGCCGGACCGGTTGCTTGCCCAGTTCCGGGTCGAGGCCGGCCTGGAACCGAAGGCCAAGCCCTACGGGGGTTGGGAATCGCCGGCGCAACCCGGCAAGACCTGGTCCCTGGCCGGTCACAGCCTGGGCCACTATCTCAGCGCCGTGAGCCGGATGTATCGCCTGACCGGGGATGAGCGGCTGAAAACACGCGTCGCCTACATCAGCCGGGAACTCAAGGAATGCCAGGACAAGCGCGGAGATGGATCGTTGGTGGCGTTCCCTTATGAGCGCGAGTTGGAGGCCGACATCCGTGCGGGAAAAGTCGAGACCATCGACAAGTATTGGGCGCCTTTCTACACGATCCACAAGGACATGGCGGGACTGCGCGACGCGTGGCTCTGGTGTGAAGACGCAACAGCGCGTGATGTGCTCGTTCGCATGGCGGATTGGTGCGGTGGCCTGGTGAAGGATCTTTCCGACGAACGGCGCGAACGCCTGCTGCAAATGGAGCATGGCGGCATGGCGGAAGTGCTGGCCGACGTTTACGCGATCACCGGCGACCATAAGTATCTGGAGTATGCCCGGCTCTTCGAGCACCACGCGGTCATGGATCCGCTGGCGCAAGGCAAGGACATTCTTACCGGCCTCCACGCCAACACCCAGGTTCCGAAATTCATCGGTTACGAACGCATCCACGAGCTGGCTGGCGATGAGAAACCTGGAGCGGCTGCGGCATTTTTCTGGGACACCGTCGTCACCAATCGCACCTGGGTGAACGGCGGCAACAGCATGCACGAGCATTTCCCCGCGCCGCAGGAGATGGGGGAGTTGATCCCTCATGATGGCGGACCGGAGACGTGCAACACCTACAACATGCTCAAACTTACCGAGGCGCTCTACCGGGAGGAGCCGACGGCGGATCAGGTGGATTTCTATGAGAATGCCCTGTTCAATCACATTCTTGCCTCGGAAGCCCCGTTGGTGGGGGCGGGGGCGTTTGTCTATTACACACCATTGCGTCCGGATTTTGCCCGCTCCTACGGCACGGACTTCAACTCGTTCTGGTGCTGCACGGGAACCGGCATGGAGAATCCCGGGCGTTATCCCGATTTCATCTATTCACACACGACCAACACGCTCACCGTGAATCTGTTCCTGGCCTCGGAGTTGAACTGGTCCGAGCGCGGCGTGGCGCTCCGCCAGGAGACTCGTTTTCCCGACGAGCAGCGCAGCACGCTGGTGTTTACGGCGGCGCCAAAAGACGCGTTGACCTTGCGAATCCGTCATCCCTTTTGGCTGGCGTCCGACCGCTTGCGGGTAAGCGTCAACGGGCACCTGGTCAAGGCCGCATCACAAGCTGGCGGTTATGCGGAGTTGACGCGCCGATGGCAGGCGGGTGACCGCGTGGACATCGAATTGCCGATGAGCATCCGTGTCGTCCGCGAGCCGCAAACGCCGGGATGGGTTTCGTTCTTTTACGGCCCCATTCTGCTGGTGGGCCAGTTGGGAGCGGAGGGCACCACGCAATCCGATTACATCGGACCTTACACGCCGATCAAAGCGATGCGGCCATTGGAGAAGGCGCCCGTGGTCGTGGTCCGCAAGGACAAGGACATGATCGCTGACATTGCCCCGGTCCCGGGCGAACCGTGCGTCTTCCAAACCTCCGGATTGGTGAAACCCGAGGATGTCACATTGGCGCCGTTCTTCCGCACGCACTTTCAGCGCTACGCGATGTATTGGCAGGTCACAGACCCTCAGAGTTGGGAAGCCAACCAGCGCAAGATCGCCGAGGCGGAACGGGCCGAACGCGAACTGGACGCCCGCACCGTGGATCAGGTGCGCATTGGGGAACAGCAGCCGGAGATTGATCACAATTTGCGGTTTGAACATTCCGAAAGCGGCACCGGGCCGCAGAACCGGCGCTGGCGGGACGCGCGCGCCGACGGCTGGTTCAGCTATGAACTGAAACTGCCGCCCGCCGGAACGAAATCAGCGCTGCACCTGGTCTATTGGGGAGGCGATGGCGGACGGGCATTTGACATTCTTGTCGATGGGCAGGTGCTCGCGACCGAAACGCTTCGTGGCGGCCAGGACGGATACTTCGTCGTCGAGCATCCGCTGCCCGACGCCATGGTGGCCGGCAAGGACAAAATCACCGTGCGGTTTCAGCCCAAGCCAGGAAGCATGGCTGGCGGTGTCTTCGGGATTCGCATCGTCAAAACCAAATGA
- a CDS encoding LamG-like jellyroll fold domain-containing protein — protein sequence DDYQNPPKGIVEHCMEGPYMFKRRGIYYLMYSDNMCQDSTYNVKYSTGTSPTGPFTYDPAKNPILETTDDDTVDGPGHHSMLVDGDRVFIVYHRHDNPHDPDGAHRQTCISELHFNADGSIKKVEPDHLGVGYLAPSTVRDSNLALGKPVTASSYLSPDFRPEYAADENNGTLWKAADKNYPQWLQVDLGKKSPVRRVETEFQYPQVTNRYLIECSNDGRRWQTFADRRQNAQPGIMIDRGDAQARYVKITLLGQNSGRPDQWAALWGFRVYDGIDRPNQAPVVKLGSTLHLNFRYPTVTLEATVHDDGLPNGPLALAWSKVSGPGNVTFTHPERVRTGVAVDRPGKYVLQLTADDGQLKGRGTLEVDFAAPTERILDYSFDEASGAIANDFSGNGQDAVLRDGTTRSLGMHGRAIYLDGVNDYVAVPALGALKCATIAAWINPRVVRPNTGVFCSTGTGRGALRLTVNGNGAVQLAVEGAAPQASEFRFAPDQAGEWRHVAVTYDSEAKTVAFYIDGKLDVQRPLKEAPALQLATPLRLGGANSGAHNFSGEIDDFQLHERVLSARSIARLARRSSFVSVAEARRLKDGQSVALVSKPVTFAAANPLSLERSTDFFYVADRDGRAGLRVEDGKVGPDKVRADACASFTGILRTKATGERYVELTSTPTVGAARPVAAQTIKIANWPTAIGCPVRIEGVVKQIAADGQSLIMSDGSETGEVKVITGDATPRTKLESGNSIAVVGVVSCEDVPRRPVIWTSELTRLSPPATDVLAVYSFEGTGETAQDSSPNHQDARLLGGATRTAGKAGQALQLDGEHGYLQLPDLGQQTAVTVALWVNLADYAKDTFASVLHCDGWNWGDFHWNVAADNHKLNAYLNGIGELHSQFQFTPDKLGQWVHVALTYDARARSLRLYVNGVEEAASGIEAPRAVNLSHVKVGCWEGHARFWKGALDEIHFYNRALTAAEIRSLAAAAPANP from the coding sequence ATGACGACTACCAGAATCCGCCCAAGGGCATCGTCGAACATTGCATGGAAGGTCCGTATATGTTCAAGCGGCGGGGCATCTACTATTTGATGTATTCAGACAACATGTGTCAGGACTCGACCTACAACGTCAAATATTCCACCGGCACATCGCCCACCGGTCCGTTCACGTATGATCCGGCGAAGAATCCCATTCTGGAAACCACCGACGACGATACGGTGGACGGCCCGGGGCATCATTCGATGCTCGTGGATGGCGACCGGGTGTTCATTGTTTATCACCGGCATGACAACCCACACGATCCGGATGGTGCCCACCGCCAAACCTGCATTTCGGAGCTGCATTTCAACGCCGACGGTTCGATCAAAAAAGTTGAGCCAGACCATCTGGGCGTGGGTTACCTTGCCCCGTCCACCGTTCGCGACTCCAACCTGGCGCTCGGCAAACCGGTGACGGCCTCGTCTTATCTAAGTCCGGATTTCAGACCTGAATACGCGGCGGACGAAAACAACGGCACCCTTTGGAAAGCGGCGGACAAAAATTATCCCCAATGGTTGCAGGTGGACCTGGGCAAGAAATCGCCGGTCCGGCGGGTCGAGACGGAATTTCAGTATCCGCAGGTGACGAACCGTTACTTGATCGAATGCTCCAACGACGGCCGGCGCTGGCAGACTTTTGCTGATCGCCGGCAAAACGCCCAGCCGGGCATCATGATTGACCGGGGCGACGCGCAGGCACGCTACGTCAAAATTACCCTGCTCGGACAAAACTCGGGCCGTCCCGACCAGTGGGCCGCGCTGTGGGGATTCAGAGTTTATGACGGCATCGACCGGCCCAATCAAGCGCCCGTGGTGAAGCTTGGGTCCACCCTGCATCTCAACTTCCGTTACCCCACGGTCACCCTCGAAGCGACCGTTCACGATGACGGCCTGCCGAACGGGCCCCTGGCGCTCGCGTGGAGCAAGGTGAGCGGCCCGGGCAACGTCACGTTTACACATCCGGAGCGTGTGCGCACCGGCGTTGCCGTGGACCGGCCCGGCAAATATGTGCTGCAACTGACGGCTGACGACGGCCAGCTAAAGGGCAGGGGCACGCTGGAAGTTGATTTCGCCGCGCCTACGGAGCGCATCCTTGACTACAGTTTCGATGAAGCGAGCGGCGCCATTGCGAATGACTTTAGCGGCAATGGCCAGGATGCCGTTTTGCGGGACGGCACCACGCGCAGCTTGGGGATGCACGGGCGGGCCATTTACCTGGACGGAGTGAATGACTATGTGGCTGTTCCCGCCCTCGGTGCGTTGAAGTGCGCCACCATCGCGGCGTGGATCAATCCCCGTGTCGTGCGTCCCAATACGGGCGTCTTCTGTTCCACCGGGACGGGGCGGGGAGCCTTGCGATTGACGGTCAACGGGAACGGGGCCGTGCAGTTGGCCGTCGAAGGCGCTGCGCCTCAGGCCTCCGAGTTTCGCTTTGCGCCGGACCAGGCCGGGGAATGGCGACACGTCGCGGTAACGTATGATTCGGAGGCCAAGACGGTGGCGTTCTACATCGACGGCAAGCTGGATGTCCAACGGCCCCTGAAGGAAGCTCCCGCTCTCCAACTTGCCACTCCTCTGCGGCTGGGCGGCGCCAATTCCGGAGCGCACAACTTCAGCGGGGAAATTGACGACTTCCAACTTCACGAACGCGTGCTGTCGGCGCGTTCCATCGCCCGCCTCGCCCGGCGGTCCTCGTTCGTGAGCGTGGCGGAGGCGCGCCGCCTCAAGGATGGTCAATCCGTGGCCCTGGTAAGCAAGCCCGTGACGTTTGCAGCCGCCAATCCGCTCAGCTTGGAGCGTTCCACAGATTTCTTCTATGTGGCTGATCGCGATGGCCGGGCTGGTCTCCGGGTGGAGGATGGAAAGGTCGGACCGGACAAAGTGCGGGCCGATGCTTGTGCCAGTTTCACCGGGATTTTGCGGACCAAGGCCACCGGCGAACGTTATGTTGAATTGACGTCCACACCGACGGTGGGCGCCGCCCGGCCGGTCGCCGCGCAGACAATCAAAATTGCGAACTGGCCGACGGCCATTGGCTGTCCGGTCCGGATCGAGGGCGTGGTGAAACAAATTGCGGCCGATGGCCAGTCGTTGATCATGAGCGACGGCTCCGAAACGGGTGAAGTCAAAGTCATTACGGGTGACGCCACGCCACGGACGAAGCTCGAATCGGGCAACTCCATCGCGGTTGTGGGGGTTGTGAGTTGCGAGGACGTCCCCCGGCGACCGGTGATTTGGACGAGCGAATTGACGCGGCTAAGTCCGCCCGCCACGGATGTGCTGGCGGTTTATTCCTTCGAGGGAACCGGTGAAACTGCGCAGGATTCGTCCCCGAATCATCAGGATGCCCGGCTGCTGGGCGGGGCGACGCGCACGGCCGGCAAAGCGGGCCAGGCGCTGCAACTGGATGGGGAGCATGGCTATCTGCAACTGCCGGACCTCGGACAGCAAACCGCGGTGACGGTTGCCTTGTGGGTGAACTTGGCTGACTATGCCAAGGATACTTTCGCATCGGTGCTCCATTGCGATGGCTGGAACTGGGGGGACTTCCATTGGAACGTGGCCGCTGACAATCATAAACTGAACGCCTACCTGAATGGCATCGGCGAGCTGCATTCGCAGTTCCAGTTTACGCCCGACAAGCTGGGCCAGTGGGTGCATGTGGCGCTGACTTATGACGCCAGGGCGCGCAGTCTCCGGCTGTATGTCAATGGGGTCGAGGAAGCGGCTTCCGGGATCGAAGCTCCCCGCGCCGTAAATCTCTCCCACGTCAAGGTGGGTTGTTGGGAAGGGCATGCCCGCTTCTGGAAGGGCGCCTTGGATGAAATCCACTTTTACAACCGGGCACTGACGGCCGCCGAGATCCGCAGCCTGGCGGCCGCCGCTCCGGCAAATCCATGA
- a CDS encoding alpha-L-arabinofuranosidase C-terminal domain-containing protein yields MHRHTHLFILTLGLLAVFPLSSHAQSPEPAATIRVNLKAEKAPVSPNLHGIFMEEISHAFDGGIYAELIQNRSFEEGVVPPGMKLVEKPDGGLKMELKSLPPGVPTNQWDMPWPWNGNCGWDTNRALIGWSLENRGGAKGEMQLTEANPMNAASSRSLAMHITPGDNSAGRVALINSGYWGINAQSGVAYDLKFYLRPGTFTGQVTASLESSDGKILASRDLGQIKAGTTWEKHTAKLKATGTDPQARFVLSFRGQGDLQVDWVSLFPPTFKNRPNGLRPELAKYLQDLKPAFIRYPGGCYVEGLSWESAPDWRTMVCPPEERPGQWGYWQYRSTDGFGYHEFLQFCEDIGSDAMYVSFAGMTVHPENNWPLDKIAPVVQRTLDAIEYAIGPVNSKWGARRAAMGHPKPFPLKYVEIGNEHPPAIYGDYYKKFRDAIKAKYPDITVVMSMFWSGLNQAAIARAGDQNIDMVDEHAYRDASWIRSNFGYFDKYPRKPWSIYVGEYASHHGGGDWYGGMGDSLYLMMCERNGDLVKLASYAPLFCNVNKRDWGINLIEFDSSRSFAHASYYVQKVFAENRPDVNLATTVALQSTEASRPLLAGRFGLCAWSTLNEFKDLRIYDEKGNLVCSDDFQTLTNWDTPGTGTWRVENGVLQQTDPGVAPAMLFLKNFRFATGRVTIKARRVSGAEGFQLLFGTDRPERGLDCNYGGWGNTRSAMEVVSAQGISARVDGELQGALENNRWYDLSLVLTKDSAEMFLDGKRVSRVTAEFLREFFATAGYDRKNKTVVVKATSYSSKPLRAEIQLDGAARVGRSGRQIVISAPQQFDENSLENPRLIVPRELPLSDVSERFSVELPPYSVNVLRLPARPK; encoded by the coding sequence ATGCATCGTCACACTCATTTGTTCATACTCACGCTGGGCTTGCTGGCCGTGTTTCCCTTGTCGAGCCACGCGCAATCGCCGGAGCCGGCAGCCACCATCCGCGTCAACCTCAAGGCAGAGAAGGCGCCGGTGTCGCCGAATCTCCACGGCATCTTCATGGAAGAGATCAGCCATGCCTTCGATGGCGGCATCTACGCCGAGTTGATTCAAAACCGCAGTTTCGAGGAAGGCGTTGTGCCGCCGGGCATGAAGCTGGTCGAGAAGCCGGACGGCGGATTGAAGATGGAACTAAAGTCACTGCCGCCGGGCGTGCCGACAAATCAATGGGACATGCCGTGGCCGTGGAACGGGAATTGTGGCTGGGATACCAACCGGGCGCTCATCGGCTGGTCGCTTGAAAATCGGGGCGGCGCGAAAGGCGAAATGCAACTTACGGAAGCCAACCCGATGAACGCCGCCTCAAGCCGTTCGTTGGCCATGCACATCACGCCCGGCGACAATTCGGCAGGCCGCGTGGCACTGATCAACAGCGGTTATTGGGGCATCAATGCGCAGTCCGGCGTGGCTTACGATCTGAAATTCTATCTGCGTCCGGGAACGTTCACCGGGCAAGTGACCGCATCCCTCGAAAGCAGCGACGGGAAAATTCTCGCCAGTCGCGATCTGGGACAGATTAAGGCCGGGACGACCTGGGAAAAGCACACGGCCAAACTCAAGGCGACGGGCACCGATCCGCAGGCGCGCTTTGTCCTTTCCTTCCGGGGTCAGGGCGACTTGCAAGTGGACTGGGTTTCGCTCTTTCCACCGACTTTCAAAAACCGGCCCAACGGCCTGCGGCCCGAACTGGCCAAATACCTTCAAGACCTGAAGCCGGCGTTCATTCGTTATCCGGGCGGTTGCTATGTTGAAGGGCTATCGTGGGAATCGGCCCCTGACTGGCGCACGATGGTTTGCCCGCCGGAAGAACGTCCGGGGCAGTGGGGCTATTGGCAATACCGCTCGACGGACGGGTTCGGTTATCACGAGTTCCTTCAGTTCTGCGAGGACATCGGCTCGGACGCGATGTATGTCAGCTTTGCGGGCATGACGGTGCATCCGGAGAACAACTGGCCGCTCGACAAGATCGCGCCGGTTGTGCAGCGCACGCTCGACGCCATCGAATATGCCATCGGACCGGTGAATTCCAAATGGGGCGCCCGTCGTGCGGCCATGGGGCATCCCAAGCCGTTTCCCCTGAAATACGTTGAGATCGGCAATGAACATCCGCCCGCCATCTATGGCGACTACTACAAAAAATTCCGCGACGCGATCAAAGCCAAGTATCCCGACATCACGGTCGTGATGAGCATGTTTTGGAGCGGATTGAATCAGGCGGCCATTGCCCGCGCCGGCGATCAGAACATCGACATGGTGGACGAGCATGCCTACCGCGACGCGTCTTGGATCCGCTCGAACTTTGGCTATTTCGACAAATATCCGCGCAAACCGTGGAGCATTTACGTGGGCGAATATGCCTCGCATCATGGCGGCGGCGACTGGTATGGCGGCATGGGGGACTCGCTCTACCTGATGATGTGCGAGCGCAATGGGGATCTCGTCAAACTGGCGAGCTACGCGCCGTTGTTCTGCAACGTCAACAAGCGGGATTGGGGCATCAACCTGATCGAGTTCGATTCGTCCCGGAGTTTTGCCCATGCCTCCTACTACGTGCAGAAGGTGTTTGCGGAGAACCGGCCCGATGTGAATCTGGCCACCACCGTGGCGCTTCAATCCACCGAAGCCAGTCGGCCGCTGCTGGCGGGACGGTTCGGACTGTGCGCCTGGAGCACGCTAAACGAGTTCAAGGATCTCCGCATTTATGATGAAAAGGGCAACTTGGTTTGCAGCGACGATTTCCAGACGCTGACCAACTGGGATACGCCTGGCACCGGCACATGGCGCGTCGAGAACGGCGTGCTGCAACAAACCGACCCGGGCGTGGCTCCGGCGATGCTCTTTCTTAAAAATTTCCGATTCGCAACCGGGCGGGTCACAATCAAGGCGCGGCGCGTCAGCGGCGCGGAGGGCTTCCAACTGCTCTTTGGCACCGACCGGCCCGAGCGTGGCCTCGATTGCAATTACGGCGGGTGGGGCAACACGCGATCCGCCATGGAAGTCGTCTCCGCCCAAGGCATCTCCGCCCGCGTGGATGGTGAACTCCAAGGCGCGCTCGAAAACAATCGCTGGTATGACCTCAGTCTCGTGCTGACCAAGGACTCCGCGGAAATGTTCCTGGACGGCAAGCGGGTGAGCCGCGTGACGGCGGAGTTCCTGCGGGAATTCTTTGCCACGGCGGGTTACGATCGGAAAAACAAGACGGTGGTGGTCAAGGCGACCAGTTACAGCAGCAAGCCGCTGCGGGCCGAAATTCAACTCGACGGTGCGGCGCGCGTGGGCCGCTCGGGCCGGCAGATCGTCATATCCGCTCCGCAACAGTTCGATGAGAACTCGTTGGAGAATCCCCGCCTGATTGTGCCGCGGGAATTGCCGCTGTCCGACGTGTCCGAGCGTTTTTCGGTCGAATTGCCGCCGTATTCGGTCAATGTGCTGCGCCTCCCAGCCCGGCCCAAGTAA